The DNA segment GCTACTAGGGAGTCTGTCCAATAGTGGGCAAGGTCAACATCGGCGGCCTCTACCATGACACGAATTACAGGTTCTGTACCTGATGCTCGCACCAGCACTCGACCTTGATCGCCCATGGCAGCTTCAGCGTTGGCGATCGCTGCTTGCACGGCATCACAGCTTTGCCAATTGAGGCGACGCTCCCGATCGTCAACCCGCACATTTTTCAGCAGTTGGGGGTAGGGCTGAAAGCTCTGATCCATCAGGGTTGCCAGGGATGTACCTTGCTGTTTCACTAGTCCCGCTAGGTGAATAGCAGTTAGTAGGCCATCACCGCTGATTCCATAGTGGGAACAGAGAATATGTCCCGATTGTTCTCCCCCTAGCACGGCCCCAGTCCGCATCATTTCGGCATGGACATACTGGTCACCAACAGGAGTGCGCAACAGCACACCCCCCAGTTGGTTCCAAGCTCGCTCAAAGCCTAGATTAGCCATGACTGTGGAGACGATCGTGTTGTGAGGCAGTTGGTTAGTTTGCTGAAGTGCTCGTCCCCAAAAGTACAGGATATAGTCACCATCTACAGCGCGTCCTTGAGCATCTACTGCCAGCACGCGGTCAGCATCTCCGTCGAAGGCAAACCCCATATCAGCGCCTTGTTCCAATACGGCTGCTTGCAGCACGGCAAGATGGGTAGAACCACAGTTAACATTAATGCGATCGCCATCGGCCAAGGGATGCAAACAGATTACCTCTGCTCCCAAGGCTTCAAACACGGTGGGTGCCGTGCGCACAGCGGCACCCCAGGCTAAATCCAACACGATGCGCAGGCCCTGAAGCGGACGATCGTCTGCCAGCCCAGCAGTCGCAAGGGATGCTTGCAGCGATTGCATGTAGGTATCCACCAGTTCAGGCCGTTGATGAGAGGTTGCTACCCTGCTGCCATTTATCGCTAGGGTCTTATGGTTCTCTCGCAGGTAGGCTTCGATTTTTTGTTGCAATGCTTTCGGCAACTTGACCCCATCTGCACCAAAAAACTTGATGCCATTGTCTTCTGGTGGGTTGTGGCTAGCGGAAATCATCACGCCGCCGATCGCCCCTAAGGCTTGAGTCAGGTAGGCAACCGCAGGTGTAGGACATAGCCCAAGTTGCCAAACATTCAGTCCAGCGGCGGTTAGTCCTGTGGTTAGGGCCGTTGCCAGCATGTCGCTAGAGTTGCGAGAATCTTGACCCACAATCACGGTACCCCCCGTGGGTGCAACCTCTTGCCAGACTTGGCCTGCCCAAAAACCAACCTGAAGGGCTAGGGGAGCGGTTAATAAATCTCCTACCTTGCCCCGAATACCATCAGTTCCAAACAGGGGCGACTTCGGCAGGGTAAGACCCACTCTTGCTGCCTCAGTCATGCTGATCGGCTGTACAAACGACGCTATCATTACCGTTCA comes from the Cyanobacteriota bacterium genome and includes:
- the glmM gene encoding phosphoglucosamine mutase, which produces MIASFVQPISMTEAARVGLTLPKSPLFGTDGIRGKVGDLLTAPLALQVGFWAGQVWQEVAPTGGTVIVGQDSRNSSDMLATALTTGLTAAGLNVWQLGLCPTPAVAYLTQALGAIGGVMISASHNPPEDNGIKFFGADGVKLPKALQQKIEAYLRENHKTLAINGSRVATSHQRPELVDTYMQSLQASLATAGLADDRPLQGLRIVLDLAWGAAVRTAPTVFEALGAEVICLHPLADGDRINVNCGSTHLAVLQAAVLEQGADMGFAFDGDADRVLAVDAQGRAVDGDYILYFWGRALQQTNQLPHNTIVSTVMANLGFERAWNQLGGVLLRTPVGDQYVHAEMMRTGAVLGGEQSGHILCSHYGISGDGLLTAIHLAGLVKQQGTSLATLMDQSFQPYPQLLKNVRVDDRERRLNWQSCDAVQAAIANAEAAMGDQGRVLVRASGTEPVIRVMVEAADVDLAHYWTDSLVATLQHHLLG